Below is a genomic region from Sinobacterium norvegicum.
GATGCTCTATTACAGATTGGCGCCACTACTCTGAGGATGGACAATGAGGGTTATCTGTATAAAGACAGCACCTATTTTTATCAGGTCGAACCTTTTAAGAACGCTAATTTAGAAAAAGCAGCCCTCGATTTTACCGGCATCGACCCCTTTCACCCACTGCGTGGTGCCAGGCCCGAAGATGAGGTACTGAAAGAGTTTTATCAACACATTCGTAAGGCCGTGAAAGATAACGGCTGCACTCGTGCGGTGTTAGTCGGCCACAATGCTCACTTCGATCATAATTTCATGATGGCCGCCGCCGAGCGTTGTGACATCAAACGCAACCCCTTCCACCCATTCTCCTGCTTCGATACAGCCACGCTCGCAGGTTTCGTACTGGGTCAGACAGTGCTTGCCAAGGCCTGTATCTTGGCAGGCATACCCTTTGATAATGCTGCCGCTCACGCTGCTGATTATGACGCTGAACGGACAGCAGAGCTGTTCTGCTTAATGGTCAATCGTTTTAAAAATATTGGCGGCTGGGACCTGGCTGTACGTGCCACCAAG
It encodes:
- the rnt gene encoding ribonuclease T, with translation MARRFRGFLPVIIDVETGGFNAQTDALLQIGATTLRMDNEGYLYKDSTYFYQVEPFKNANLEKAALDFTGIDPFHPLRGARPEDEVLKEFYQHIRKAVKDNGCTRAVLVGHNAHFDHNFMMAAAERCDIKRNPFHPFSCFDTATLAGFVLGQTVLAKACILAGIPFDNAAAHAADYDAERTAELFCLMVNRFKNIGGWDLAVRATKLQEND